In one Lolium rigidum isolate FL_2022 chromosome 3, APGP_CSIRO_Lrig_0.1, whole genome shotgun sequence genomic region, the following are encoded:
- the LOC124698125 gene encoding pentatricopeptide repeat-containing protein At1g62350-like has translation MLSRLLPRRHHRRLLQTLQSAAAARELHQRPCSTAAASSPSLSIWRRKKEMGKEGLMAVGQLKRLAALPPAGGHPRLEQYMLLHVSRLLRTDLLAVLFELLRQDHVLLSMKIYGVVRKEIWYRPDMYLYRDMLHMLARNKKIDETRQVWAHLKSEDVLFDQHTYGDIVRVFCDAGLIDLAMEFYEDMRSSPEPPLSLPFRVILKGLIPYPALREKIKREFLELFPDMIVYDPPDSLSDIDEEFRF, from the exons ATGCTCTCCCGTCTcctgccgcgccgccaccaccgtcgcctCCTACAAACCCTACAATCGGCGGCCGCCGCGCGTGAACTCCACCAGAGGCcgtgctccaccgcggcggcatcGAGCCCTAGCCTGTCGATATGGCGGCGGAAGAAGGAGATGGGGAAGGAAGGCCTCATGGCGGTGGGGCAGCTCAAGCGGCTGGCGGCGCTGCCTCCCGCCGGAGGCCACCCGCGGCTGGAGCAGTACATGCTATTGCACGTCTCTCGGCTCCTCCGCACcgacctcctcgccgtcctctttgaACTGCTGCGCCAGGACCACGTGCTTCTCTCCATGAAG ATATACGGCGTTGTGCGGAAAGAGATCTGGTATCGACCCGATATGTACTTGTACCGAGACATGCTGCATATGCTAGCTAGGAACAAGAAGATCGACGAGACAAGGCAGGTGTGGGCACATCTGAAGTCTGAAGATGTGCTATTTGATCAGCACACCTATGGTGACATCGTAAGAGTGTTCTGTGACGCTGGCCTGATAGATCTGGCGATGGAGTTTTACGAAGACATGAGGAGCTCCCCGGAGCCGCCCCTCTCCTTGCCGTTCCGGGTTATACTGAAAGGCCTGATCCCATATCCGGCACTGAGGGAGAAGATAAAACGAGAGTTTCTGGAGCTTTTCCCTGATATGATTGTGTATGATCCCCCAGATAGCTTATCGGATATAGATGAGGAATTCAGATTTTGA